In Agrobacterium sp. RAC06, a single window of DNA contains:
- a CDS encoding methyl-accepting chemotaxis protein, translating to MVNLITGKDLSVKQRLMTLGAAAVLGIGSMLAVGWYQNARISTAIHDSIEIKNEVERINEMRLANANMVLAAMDTIIDSGEGSIQPERVEIINAAVALLQDGASVLASVAAEAGSPGEVASYEADLNAVAQAIQVDLKRMVETGAPEEEYAAIDDAIDGAGERLGNVLNNLSALGGNLVEDYVNEATRRSNQALTFQLGLGSIAFFSVIALQLIHGNSIANGIRLVRTSMQRITDGDYQTEVAGTDRHDEIGGMARSADIFRKAAIEKHDLEEASLSQRLQNEAERESRTATMEADTRALKLAVDALGEGLTRLSQGDLCATIAGPFPQDLERLRIDFNEVAINLKRVMTEIATNSSSIRANGQQMKSAADDLARRTEQQAASLEETSAALSEITETVKSATDRAEEASHMVDNAKDYAEKSGAVVNDAMSAMNRIEDATDEIGKIINVIDEIAFQTNLLALNAGVEAARAGDAGKGFAVVAQEVRALAGRAADAARDIKTLVTRSNDEVRSGVELVTATGQALHRIGEDVLRINEHVKAIVTSAREQSVGLSEINSAVSQMDQVTQQNAAMVEQTNAASHTLASDAENLSRLVGQFKVNLGEAAHDQYQEAARAASPQRPSPARALMNKVAGSFNRTATATASAAAAQEHWEEF from the coding sequence ATGGTCAATCTCATCACGGGTAAAGACCTGTCCGTCAAACAGCGCCTTATGACGCTGGGCGCCGCGGCAGTGCTGGGCATCGGCTCGATGCTGGCAGTCGGTTGGTACCAGAACGCACGCATATCGACCGCAATCCACGACTCAATCGAAATCAAGAATGAAGTCGAGCGCATCAACGAGATGCGCCTGGCCAATGCCAATATGGTGCTGGCGGCCATGGACACGATCATCGACAGCGGGGAAGGAAGCATCCAGCCGGAGCGTGTCGAGATCATCAACGCCGCTGTCGCGCTCCTTCAGGATGGTGCGTCCGTCCTTGCTTCTGTCGCTGCAGAAGCCGGTTCGCCGGGCGAAGTGGCTAGCTACGAAGCCGACCTGAATGCCGTCGCGCAAGCCATCCAGGTCGACCTGAAACGCATGGTCGAGACCGGCGCGCCGGAAGAAGAATACGCCGCCATCGACGATGCGATCGACGGTGCGGGCGAGCGTCTGGGCAACGTGCTCAACAACCTCTCGGCCCTCGGTGGCAATCTGGTCGAGGACTATGTCAACGAGGCGACACGCCGAAGCAATCAGGCGCTGACCTTCCAGCTTGGGCTGGGCAGTATCGCCTTCTTCTCGGTTATCGCACTCCAGCTCATTCACGGCAACTCGATTGCCAACGGCATCCGGCTCGTTCGCACGAGCATGCAACGCATCACGGATGGCGACTACCAGACGGAAGTCGCCGGGACTGACCGGCATGACGAAATCGGCGGCATGGCCCGTTCGGCCGATATCTTCCGCAAGGCGGCTATCGAAAAGCATGACCTGGAGGAAGCAAGCCTTTCCCAGCGGCTGCAGAACGAGGCTGAGCGCGAGAGCCGCACGGCAACCATGGAAGCCGACACGCGCGCCCTCAAGCTCGCGGTCGACGCGCTCGGCGAAGGACTGACCCGCCTGTCTCAGGGTGATCTCTGCGCAACCATCGCCGGCCCCTTCCCGCAGGATCTCGAGCGGCTCAGGATCGATTTCAACGAAGTGGCCATCAACCTCAAGCGGGTCATGACCGAGATCGCGACCAACAGCAGCTCGATTCGCGCCAACGGCCAGCAGATGAAGAGCGCCGCAGACGATCTTGCGCGTCGCACCGAGCAGCAGGCCGCCTCGCTCGAGGAAACGTCCGCCGCCCTCTCCGAGATCACCGAAACCGTCAAGAGCGCAACCGACCGGGCCGAAGAAGCCAGCCACATGGTCGACAATGCGAAGGACTACGCCGAGAAATCCGGCGCAGTCGTCAATGACGCCATGTCCGCGATGAACCGCATCGAGGATGCGACCGACGAAATCGGCAAGATCATCAACGTCATCGATGAGATCGCCTTCCAGACCAACCTTCTCGCCCTGAACGCGGGCGTCGAGGCGGCCCGTGCCGGCGACGCCGGCAAGGGCTTCGCCGTCGTGGCGCAGGAAGTCCGGGCATTGGCCGGACGCGCTGCCGATGCGGCGCGCGACATCAAGACCCTGGTCACCCGTTCCAACGACGAAGTGCGCTCCGGGGTGGAGCTGGTGACGGCGACCGGACAGGCGCTGCACCGGATTGGCGAAGATGTTTTACGAATTAATGAGCACGTTAAGGCAATCGTTACCAGCGCGAGAGAACAATCAGTTGGACTGAGCGAGATCAATTCGGCCGTCAGCCAGATGGACCAGGTCACGCAACAGAATGCCGCGATGGTGGAGCAGACCAATGCGGCGAGCCACACGCTGGCAAGTGACGCGGAAAACCTTTCGCGACTTGTCGGACAGTTCAAGGTGAACTTGGGCGAGGCTGCTCATGACCAATATCAGGAGGCTGCGCGCGCCGCCTCCCCTCAGAGACCGTCTCCCGCACGGGCGCTGATGAACAAGGTTGCGGGATCGTTCAACCGTACCGCCACGGCAACAGCCTCTGCTGCCGCAGCACAGGAACACTGGGAAGAGTTCTGA
- a CDS encoding DUF2189 domain-containing protein: MEQQALDRGSLPKLQINRLRMNDIRAAFSDGWSDFRTYPAYGLFFGAIYAAGGIFIAVMLTYYHLPWMIIPVAIGFPLIGPFIAVGLYEISRRHRLGEPVSWKAILAEVFRQRERQLSWMAFVVLFIFWIWIYQVRLLMALFLGFRVPATLDAFVNVVLTTPEGLLFLAVGTVVGAVLAMILFSATVISMPLLLDHDVDFVTAMLTSMRTVIENAAPMLVFGLIIAALAILAMAPLFLGLLVVLPVAGHATWHLYRRAITAT, from the coding sequence ATGGAACAGCAGGCACTCGATCGGGGCTCTCTGCCGAAGCTGCAGATCAACCGGCTGCGCATGAACGATATCCGTGCCGCCTTTTCCGACGGGTGGAGTGACTTTCGCACCTATCCCGCCTACGGCCTGTTCTTTGGTGCAATCTATGCGGCAGGCGGCATCTTCATCGCCGTGATGCTTACTTATTACCACCTGCCATGGATGATCATTCCGGTCGCGATCGGCTTCCCGCTGATCGGACCGTTCATTGCCGTTGGTCTCTACGAGATCAGCCGCCGGCACAGGCTTGGCGAACCCGTCAGTTGGAAGGCGATCCTCGCTGAAGTCTTTCGCCAACGCGAGCGGCAACTGTCCTGGATGGCCTTCGTCGTGCTCTTCATCTTCTGGATCTGGATCTACCAGGTTCGTCTTTTGATGGCTCTGTTCCTCGGCTTCCGCGTTCCCGCAACCCTCGACGCATTCGTCAATGTCGTGCTCACCACCCCGGAAGGTCTGCTCTTCCTCGCCGTGGGCACTGTGGTTGGAGCAGTCCTTGCGATGATCCTCTTCAGCGCCACGGTCATCTCGATGCCGCTGCTTCTCGATCACGATGTGGATTTCGTCACCGCCATGCTGACCAGCATGCGCACGGTGATCGAGAACGCAGCCCCCATGCTCGTCTTCGGACTGATCATTGCCGCCTTGGCCATACTCGCCATGGCGCCGCTTTTTCTCGGGCTGCTGGTCGTCTTGCCGGTCGCGGGACACGCGACATGGCACCTTTATCGTCGCGCAATCACAGCCACCTAA
- a CDS encoding SCO family protein yields the protein MKTVRVILWAAVVVMAGVLGWLTYSVTQSDQKTAEAPFGVPFELVDQNGQPITEQAFRGKPTALFFGFTHCPEVCPTTLFELDGWLKQVDPDAKGLQAYFVTVDPERDTPEILGRYVSNVTDRVKAIAGEPDKVAEVVRGFRVYAKKVPLDEAQPDGDYTMDHTASIFLLDAEGRFKGTIAYGENPDTAVKKLENLMKG from the coding sequence ATGAAAACGGTCAGGGTCATCTTGTGGGCGGCGGTGGTCGTCATGGCGGGTGTTCTCGGCTGGCTGACCTACTCGGTCACGCAGTCGGATCAGAAGACAGCGGAGGCGCCCTTCGGCGTGCCGTTTGAGCTCGTCGACCAGAACGGCCAGCCGATCACCGAACAGGCGTTCCGCGGCAAGCCGACGGCGCTTTTCTTCGGCTTCACCCATTGCCCGGAAGTCTGCCCGACAACGCTTTTCGAGCTGGATGGCTGGTTGAAGCAGGTCGATCCCGACGCCAAGGGTCTGCAGGCTTATTTCGTGACTGTTGATCCCGAGCGGGATACACCGGAGATCCTCGGCCGTTATGTCTCCAACGTCACGGATCGGGTGAAGGCGATTGCTGGGGAACCCGACAAGGTCGCAGAGGTCGTCAGGGGGTTCCGGGTCTACGCGAAGAAGGTCCCGCTCGATGAGGCACAGCCCGATGGTGACTACACGATGGATCATACTGCTTCGATTTTCCTGCTCGATGCCGAGGGGCGCTTCAAGGGCACGATCGCCTATGGCGAGAACCCGGATACGGCCGTCAAGAAGCTCGAAAACCTGATGAAGGGCTGA
- a CDS encoding 50S ribosomal protein L11 methyltransferase, protein MSEIRLYVSTTEKNANRILDLMSFAFGEEDFAIATTEVDEKADVWEASIYMMADQEDEVRPRVEDLLAEEFSDATIVREVIPDIDWIAKSLEGLKPVRAGRFLVHGSHDRDKVQMHDVAIEIDAGQAFGTGHHGTTAGCLEVIEKVVRSRKVRNALDLGTGSGVLAIAVRKLLPVPVLATDIDPIAVRVAKENARRNQIVEGIDFRTAPGFHSTAFRQHGPFDLVIANILARPLIKMAPQLVAHLAPGGSVILSGILAEQRWKVIAAYSGQGLSHVKTIWRNGWVTIHFTQGKG, encoded by the coding sequence GTGAGCGAAATTCGCCTCTATGTGAGCACCACCGAAAAAAACGCCAACCGGATCCTCGATCTGATGAGCTTTGCTTTCGGCGAAGAGGATTTCGCGATCGCGACCACCGAGGTCGATGAGAAGGCGGATGTCTGGGAAGCGTCCATCTATATGATGGCGGACCAGGAAGACGAGGTCAGGCCACGTGTCGAGGACCTGCTCGCCGAGGAATTCTCCGATGCGACGATCGTGCGGGAGGTTATCCCGGACATCGACTGGATCGCCAAATCGCTCGAGGGATTGAAGCCGGTGCGCGCCGGTCGCTTCCTGGTGCATGGTTCCCATGACCGGGACAAGGTGCAGATGCATGATGTCGCGATCGAGATCGACGCTGGCCAGGCCTTCGGGACAGGTCATCACGGCACAACGGCAGGCTGCCTGGAAGTCATCGAGAAGGTGGTTCGCTCTCGCAAGGTCCGCAATGCGCTAGACCTGGGTACGGGCAGTGGCGTGCTGGCAATCGCCGTGCGCAAACTGCTCCCGGTACCGGTGCTGGCGACGGACATCGATCCGATCGCCGTCCGCGTCGCCAAGGAGAACGCGCGTCGCAACCAGATCGTCGAGGGTATCGACTTCCGCACGGCGCCCGGGTTTCACTCGACGGCTTTTCGCCAGCATGGTCCGTTCGATCTCGTCATTGCCAACATTCTCGCGAGACCGCTGATCAAGATGGCACCGCAGCTGGTCGCGCATCTCGCGCCGGGTGGCTCCGTGATCCTCTCCGGTATCCTTGCCGAGCAACGCTGGAAGGTGATTGCGGCCTATAGCGGCCAGGGCCTGTCGCATGTGAAGACGATCTGGCGCAATGGCTGGGTGACGATCCACTTCACGCAAGGGAAGGGCTGA
- a CDS encoding aminopeptidase P family protein, translated as MFQSFEVKSTPHHGKSRIAALRALFAELQIDGLLVPRSDEYLGEYVPESAERLAWATGFTGSAGMLMVTETLAVVFVDGRYVTQLAQQVDASVFTPGDLVGEPPHKWIENRASKGFRLGIDPWTHTGAEVRRLEKALADKGGSLVFLPFNPVDRLWTDRPAEPKGAVMIQALNQAGVSAADKLKTIAADLRDKNLAAVLIADPSSVAWIFNLRGSDVPHTPHPLSRAIIKADGSAELFLDSAKTNLEVESYLRDLCVQVDPAVLAEHIERVAGDDARILVDPDFTPYALSRMIRESGGEVVEGNDPAKLGRAVKNMVELNGSAAAHLQDGVAMVEFLHWFNEQPHGSLTEIAAAQKLEAVRAAVGERMQNPLKDISFDTISGAGENAAIMHYRVTTESDRQIRSAEMFLIDSGAQYVNGTTDITRTLAVGEVPAEQKRFFTLALKGMIAISTARFPKGTRGCDLDPLARIALWKAGADFAHGTGHGVGSYLSVHEGPQRIARLSTQELLPGMILSNEPGYYRPGSFGIRIENLIYVREAEAIEGGDQPMLGFETLTFVPIDRSLIVEDLLTRDELQWLDAYHAKTRAELLPLIRDASTREWLEQATAPFGR; from the coding sequence ATGTTTCAGTCCTTTGAGGTCAAGTCCACGCCGCATCACGGCAAGTCCAGGATCGCAGCCCTTCGCGCGCTGTTTGCCGAACTTCAGATCGATGGACTGCTCGTGCCGCGCTCGGATGAGTATCTCGGAGAATATGTGCCTGAGTCCGCCGAGCGTCTCGCCTGGGCGACGGGCTTCACCGGTTCCGCCGGCATGTTGATGGTAACCGAAACGCTCGCCGTCGTTTTCGTCGACGGCCGCTATGTCACGCAGCTTGCCCAGCAGGTCGATGCATCGGTGTTCACGCCGGGCGACCTCGTCGGCGAGCCGCCGCACAAGTGGATCGAAAACCGCGCATCGAAGGGTTTCCGCCTCGGCATCGACCCCTGGACCCATACGGGAGCGGAAGTCCGCCGGCTGGAGAAGGCGTTGGCCGACAAGGGCGGCAGTCTGGTGTTCCTGCCATTCAATCCCGTCGATCGCCTCTGGACCGACCGTCCGGCCGAGCCCAAGGGCGCGGTGATGATCCAGGCGCTGAACCAGGCCGGTGTTTCTGCCGCCGACAAGCTGAAAACCATTGCCGCCGATCTCCGCGACAAGAACCTGGCGGCTGTGCTGATTGCCGATCCCTCGTCGGTGGCCTGGATCTTCAACCTGCGGGGTAGTGACGTGCCGCATACGCCGCACCCGCTTTCGCGTGCGATCATCAAGGCAGACGGTTCGGCCGAACTCTTTCTCGACAGTGCAAAGACCAATCTCGAAGTGGAAAGCTATCTGCGCGATCTCTGCGTGCAGGTGGATCCGGCGGTTCTGGCCGAACACATCGAGCGAGTGGCGGGTGACGATGCGCGCATTCTGGTCGATCCTGACTTCACGCCCTACGCACTTTCGCGGATGATCCGCGAGAGCGGTGGTGAAGTTGTCGAAGGCAACGACCCGGCGAAGCTTGGTCGGGCGGTCAAGAACATGGTTGAGCTCAACGGCTCGGCGGCTGCACACCTGCAGGACGGTGTGGCAATGGTCGAGTTCCTTCACTGGTTCAACGAACAGCCGCATGGCAGCCTGACGGAGATTGCGGCGGCGCAGAAGCTCGAAGCGGTGCGCGCAGCGGTTGGCGAGCGGATGCAGAACCCGCTCAAGGACATTTCCTTCGACACGATCTCCGGTGCCGGCGAGAACGCCGCCATCATGCACTACCGTGTCACCACCGAAAGCGACCGACAGATCCGTTCGGCCGAGATGTTCCTGATCGATTCGGGCGCGCAGTATGTGAACGGAACCACCGACATCACCCGCACGCTCGCTGTCGGCGAGGTTCCGGCGGAGCAAAAGCGCTTCTTCACGCTGGCGCTCAAGGGGATGATCGCGATCAGCACGGCGCGTTTCCCCAAGGGCACGCGTGGTTGCGATCTCGATCCCCTGGCGCGTATCGCCCTCTGGAAGGCCGGAGCCGACTTCGCCCATGGCACGGGCCATGGCGTCGGTTCCTATCTCTCGGTGCATGAGGGGCCGCAGAGGATTGCCCGGCTTTCGACCCAGGAGCTGCTGCCCGGCATGATCCTGTCGAACGAGCCCGGCTACTATCGTCCCGGCAGTTTCGGTATTCGTATCGAAAACCTGATCTATGTGCGCGAGGCCGAGGCGATCGAAGGTGGTGACCAGCCGATGCTCGGCTTCGAGACGCTCACCTTTGTGCCGATCGACCGTTCGCTCATCGTCGAGGATTTGCTGACGCGCGACGAGCTGCAATGGCTGGATGCCTATCATGCCAAGACGCGCGCAGAGCTCTTGCCGTTGATCCGGGACGCTTCGACCCGGGAGTGGCTGGAACAGGCAACGGCGCCCTTTGGGCGCTGA
- a CDS encoding AzlD family protein, producing the protein MSTLFTPYMTLLIAAAAAATFATRIGGYILVKRLKHMPPRLEAALNAVPAAVLTTLVAPAFFYGEIDVKVAMAAAFLIGLRFGAIPMLIGGWAAVMLMRQFVG; encoded by the coding sequence ATGAGCACACTCTTCACGCCCTACATGACGCTTTTGATCGCCGCCGCTGCCGCTGCAACTTTCGCAACCCGCATTGGCGGCTATATCTTGGTGAAGCGCCTGAAGCACATGCCGCCCCGACTTGAGGCGGCGCTGAACGCGGTTCCGGCAGCGGTTTTGACGACCCTTGTCGCGCCAGCCTTCTTCTATGGCGAGATCGACGTGAAGGTCGCCATGGCGGCGGCCTTCCTGATCGGCTTGCGCTTCGGTGCAATCCCGATGCTGATCGGCGGTTGGGCCGCCGTCATGCTGATGCGTCAGTTCGTCGGCTGA
- a CDS encoding AzlC family ABC transporter permease codes for MSRSEFTVGALKALPVIISAGPFAVLFGAVAVANGQTVAEAALMSATVYAGASQLVGIELFGQAVPMWVVILSILAVNFRHILYSAAITPFMDHFTLPQKMLSFFLLTDPQFAETLARGESGRGVSFPWYVGFGAMIYVPWVAMTAVGGLVGKAMGDPADWGIDVLLPIYFLGLVLGFRKRGNFLLIVVVSAVVSIIAQHLIGSPWHISVGALAGVLLAALLPLPEPPVEHEEASR; via the coding sequence ATGTCCCGATCAGAGTTCACCGTGGGTGCATTGAAGGCCCTCCCCGTCATCATATCAGCGGGGCCTTTCGCCGTGCTGTTTGGCGCGGTGGCAGTGGCAAACGGCCAGACGGTCGCCGAGGCCGCCCTGATGAGCGCGACCGTTTATGCCGGCGCAAGTCAGTTGGTCGGCATCGAGCTCTTCGGCCAGGCCGTGCCCATGTGGGTCGTGATCCTGTCGATCCTCGCGGTGAACTTCCGGCACATCCTCTATTCGGCCGCGATCACGCCCTTCATGGATCATTTCACGCTGCCCCAGAAAATGCTGAGCTTCTTCCTGCTCACCGATCCGCAATTCGCCGAAACGCTGGCGCGTGGCGAAAGCGGCCGCGGCGTCTCCTTCCCCTGGTATGTCGGTTTCGGCGCGATGATCTATGTGCCTTGGGTCGCCATGACAGCCGTCGGCGGACTGGTTGGCAAGGCAATGGGCGATCCGGCAGACTGGGGCATCGACGTGCTCCTGCCGATCTACTTCCTCGGCCTGGTGCTCGGCTTCCGCAAGCGAGGCAATTTCCTGCTGATCGTGGTGGTGAGTGCGGTGGTCTCCATCATTGCCCAGCATCTGATCGGCTCACCCTGGCACATCAGTGTCGGGGCACTCGCCGGCGTCCTGCTCGCGGCCCTGCTGCCGCTGCCCGAACCTCCGGTCGAGCACGAGGAGGCGAGCCGATGA
- the panB gene encoding 3-methyl-2-oxobutanoate hydroxymethyltransferase codes for MSTPPRQKRFTPADITALKGVRPIVSLTAYTTPIARILDRHCDLLLVGDSLGMVLYGMDTTVGVTMDMMVAHGQAVMRGVSRACVIVDLPFGSYQESKEQAFRNAVRLMKETGCDGVKLEGGAEMAETVEFLVSRGVPVFGHIGLMPQQVNTSGGYRSKGHSEVEQDKIRRDAKAIDEAGAFAMVIEGTVEPLAREITTTVKAATIGIGASPACDGQILVSDDMLGLFNEFKPRFVKHYSELAEVIEKAASDYAAEVKERIFPGQEHTFQIRPKK; via the coding sequence ATGAGCACACCACCCCGCCAGAAGCGTTTCACCCCGGCCGACATCACCGCCCTTAAGGGCGTCAGGCCGATCGTGTCGCTGACCGCCTACACGACCCCCATCGCCCGCATCCTCGACCGCCACTGCGACCTGCTGCTCGTCGGAGACAGCCTCGGCATGGTGCTCTACGGTATGGACACGACCGTCGGCGTCACCATGGACATGATGGTCGCCCACGGTCAGGCCGTCATGCGCGGCGTGTCCCGTGCTTGCGTCATCGTCGACCTGCCCTTCGGCTCCTACCAGGAGAGCAAGGAACAGGCCTTCCGCAATGCTGTCCGCCTTATGAAGGAGACCGGCTGCGACGGCGTGAAGCTCGAGGGCGGCGCGGAAATGGCGGAAACCGTCGAATTCCTCGTCAGCCGCGGCGTGCCGGTCTTCGGCCATATCGGCCTGATGCCGCAGCAGGTGAATACGTCGGGTGGCTATCGCTCGAAGGGGCATAGCGAAGTCGAGCAGGACAAGATCCGCCGCGACGCCAAGGCGATCGATGAAGCCGGCGCCTTTGCCATGGTGATCGAAGGCACTGTCGAGCCGCTCGCCCGCGAGATCACCACCACGGTGAAGGCAGCAACAATCGGCATCGGCGCCTCGCCGGCCTGCGACGGCCAGATCCTCGTCTCCGATGACATGCTGGGCCTTTTCAACGAGTTCAAGCCGCGTTTCGTCAAGCACTACAGCGAACTTGCCGAGGTGATCGAGAAAGCCGCAAGCGACTACGCGGCTGAGGTCAAGGAGCGCATCTTCCCTGGCCAGGAACACACGTTCCAGATCCGGCCGAAGAAATAG
- the panC gene encoding pantoate--beta-alanine ligase, with product MEVVTTIAALRQKLAPRRRAGQTIGFVPTMGYLHQGHLSLVGRAKSENDVTVVSIFVNPLQFGKNEDLEKYPRDLARDSAMLEQAGVDYLFAPGVEDMYPEPMQTAVDLPKLGSELEGEARPGHFAGVATVVTKLFNIVQPDAAYFGEKDYQQVTIIQKMVEDLAQPVRVVPVPTVREADGLACSSRNVYLSPAERAAAVIVPKTLGEAERLLLTGIRDVATLEAKLVEFLQTEPLAEPEVVAIRDPRTLERIETVKETALVLLYVRFGKTKLLDNRIIGQAAATGMEAA from the coding sequence ATGGAAGTCGTCACCACGATCGCCGCTTTGCGACAGAAGCTCGCGCCCCGCCGCCGCGCCGGCCAGACCATCGGCTTCGTGCCGACCATGGGTTATCTGCATCAGGGTCACCTGAGCCTGGTCGGCCGCGCCAAGTCCGAAAACGACGTCACGGTCGTCTCGATCTTCGTCAATCCGCTTCAGTTCGGCAAGAACGAGGATCTGGAGAAGTATCCGCGCGACCTGGCCCGTGACAGCGCGATGCTGGAACAGGCCGGCGTCGACTATCTCTTCGCGCCGGGCGTGGAAGACATGTATCCCGAACCGATGCAGACGGCTGTCGATCTGCCGAAACTCGGCTCGGAGCTCGAAGGCGAGGCTCGTCCGGGCCACTTCGCCGGTGTGGCGACCGTGGTCACCAAGCTCTTCAACATCGTCCAGCCGGATGCCGCCTATTTCGGCGAGAAGGACTACCAGCAGGTCACCATCATTCAGAAGATGGTCGAAGATCTGGCCCAGCCGGTGCGCGTCGTACCCGTGCCAACGGTCCGCGAAGCCGACGGCCTCGCCTGTTCCTCGCGCAACGTCTATCTCTCGCCCGCCGAACGTGCCGCAGCCGTGATCGTACCGAAGACTCTTGGCGAGGCCGAAAGGCTTCTGCTTACCGGCATCCGCGACGTCGCGACCCTGGAAGCAAAACTCGTCGAGTTCCTGCAGACAGAACCGCTGGCAGAGCCGGAGGTAGTAGCCATCCGCGATCCGCGCACGCTCGAGCGCATCGAGACGGTCAAGGAGACCGCCCTCGTGCTTCTTTACGTGCGCTTCGGCAAGACCAAACTTCTCGATAACCGCATCATCGGCCAAGCGGCCGCCACCGGCATGGAGGCCGCCTGA
- the pncA gene encoding bifunctional nicotinamidase/pyrazinamidase, with protein MTKALLLIDIQNGFCPGGNLPVEDGDAVVSVANRLMANGTYDLVVASQDWHPANHGSFASQHPGKKPFDMGELSGQPQVMWPDHCVQGTQDADFHPDLDADRIDFVQRKGENPAVDSYSAFRDNDKAALTGLADWLKAKAVTELHVMGLATDYCVKFSALDAVDMLPGVKVRLIADGCRGIDAKGVEDAIEAMREADVEIIDSSRIGF; from the coding sequence ATGACCAAGGCCCTGCTGCTTATCGACATCCAGAACGGTTTTTGCCCGGGCGGCAATCTGCCGGTTGAAGACGGCGACGCAGTCGTGTCCGTGGCAAACCGCCTGATGGCAAACGGCACTTATGATCTGGTCGTTGCCTCGCAGGACTGGCACCCTGCAAACCACGGCAGCTTCGCTTCCCAGCATCCGGGCAAGAAGCCCTTCGACATGGGCGAACTCTCCGGGCAGCCGCAGGTGATGTGGCCGGACCATTGCGTGCAGGGCACGCAGGACGCGGACTTTCACCCCGATCTCGACGCAGACCGCATCGATTTCGTCCAGCGCAAGGGCGAGAACCCCGCCGTGGACAGTTATTCCGCCTTCCGCGACAATGACAAAGCCGCACTCACCGGTCTGGCCGACTGGCTGAAGGCAAAGGCTGTGACCGAACTCCACGTCATGGGACTGGCCACAGACTACTGCGTGAAGTTTTCAGCTCTTGATGCCGTGGACATGCTGCCGGGCGTCAAGGTCCGCCTGATCGCCGATGGTTGCCGTGGTATCGATGCGAAGGGCGTGGAGGACGCAATCGAGGCCATGCGCGAGGCGGACGTCGAGATCATCGACAGCAGCCGAATCGGTTTCTGA